A single Vanacampus margaritifer isolate UIUO_Vmar chromosome 14, RoL_Vmar_1.0, whole genome shotgun sequence DNA region contains:
- the aif1l gene encoding allograft inflammatory factor 1-like isoform X2, producing the protein MPASKNVQGGKAFGLLKEQQRQKLEEVNQEFLEDQKYRDEDDLAEKLEGFKNKYAEFDLNDQGEIDLMGLKRTMEKLGVPKTHLELKKMIMEVTGGTSSNTIDYRDFVKMMLGKRSAVLKLVLIFEDKANGAAPCKPDGPPPKRDIASLP; encoded by the exons ATGCCCGCGAGTAAAAACGTACAAg GAGGGAAAGCCTTCGGGCTGTTAAAGGAGCAACAAAGGCAAAAACTGGAGGAGGTGAACCAG GAATTCCTGGAGGATCAGAAGTACAGGGATGAAGATGACCTCGCGGAGAAGCTGGAGGGTTTCAAAA ATAAATATGCTGAATTTGATCTGAATGACCAAGGCGAGATCG ATCTGATGGGCCTCAAGCGGACGATGGAGAAGTTGGGCGTTCCCAAGACCCACTTGGAGCTGAAGAAGATGATCATGGAGGTGACGGGCGGCACCAGCAGCAACACCATCGACTACAGGGACTTCGTCAAGATGATGCTGGGCAAGCGCTCGGCCGTGCTCAAGCT AGTCTTGATCTTTGAAGACAAAGCCAACGGGGCGGCGCCCTGCAAGCCGGACGGCCCGCCTCC